The following nucleotide sequence is from Mycobacterium sp. 3519A.
GCGTTCACCCACTTCGACGGCGCGCAGGCGTTCGCGTTCACGCCGGGGGCGTTCGGGAGTCACGGCACGTTCTGGGCGGGTCTCGGCGCGGGCCTGATCATCGCGATCTACGACTACCTCGGGTACAACACCACGGCGTATCTCGGTGCCGAGGTGCGCGATCCGGGCCGCACCATCCCGCGCTCGATTGTGTTCTCGATCGTCGGCATCATGAGCCTGTATTTCCTGCTGCAGGTCGGCGTGCTGGGTTCCGTTCCGCTCGAGGAGTTGAAGACCGCGACCTCGGTCGCGTCCACGGTGCTGGAGCAGGCCTGGGGATCGGGCACCGCGCAGGTGATCACCGTGCTGATCGTGGTGGCTGCCATCGGTTCTGTGTTCGCCGGACTGCTCGGCGGGTCGCGCGTCCCGTTGGAAGCCGCCCGCGACAAGGTGTTCCTGCCGGTCTATGGCGAACTGCACGCCAAACTGAAGCTACCGACCGCCGGCGTGCTGACGATGGGCGTGATCACGATGATCGGCTCGCTGTTCACATTGACCACCATCATCAACGCGGCGGTGGCGACGCTGGTCATCATTCAGTCGTTGGCGCAGGTGGCGGCAATCATCGTGTTGCGTCGTCGGCAGCCGAATCTCGTACGCCCGTACCGCCAATGGCTGTACCCGGTGCCGACCGTCGTCGCGCTGATCGGGTGGGTGTACATCTATGTGTCGGCCAGCTGGCTGTCGATCGGCCTGTCCGTAGGCTGGATTGCTCTGGGCGCCATCGCATTCCTCATCTACGCCAGGGCCGAGCACACGTGGCCGTTCGGGCCGAAGGAGATCAAGGAAGCCTTCGCCTCGTAGCGGTGTGCTAGGGCGCAGCGGAGAGGCTGCCGTCGGGCTCGACATGCACGGTGCCGGTCTCGTGGCTGCCCGGCGTCTCCGGCATCACATGTCGCCCTTCTGGGGCGCGGCGCCGCAGGACGTACAGCAGACCCCCGAGCGCCAGCACACCGGAGACGATCGCCGCAGGCCACATCAGAACCTCGGCCAGCCAGACGCGCCGCTGAATCCTGACCATCCGCCGTGGCGCATCTCGCAGCCGGGCCAACTTGTTCATGCACCTGATATGCCCGGCCAGGGGTCGGTGAAAACGCGAACACCGTCGCGAATCCGACGTTCCGCGGCGTTGTCCAGTGAATGGATTCCGGGCCGCTTCGGCGTTAATCAAGATGTGGGTGAGTCGCAACGCCCCGACGTTCCTTCTCCGGAAGGCAGTTCGCCCTGGCTGGTCAGCCTGTTCGAGCTTTCGCCAGATCTGATGTGCCTTGGTATCGATGGCTACTTCAGATTGGTGAATCCGGCATTCGAGCGAACGTTGGGGCACAGGATGGAGGACTTCCTCTCGCGCCCGATGCTCGATTTCGTCCACCCCGACGACGTGGAGCGCACACGCGCTGCGTTCACGGTGCTTGCGCGCGGGGATGAATTGCGCCAGTTCGAGAATCGCTGCATCTGCCGGGACGGTTCCGTTCGTTGGCTGCAGTGGAACTGCCGCCCTCAGCCCGACGCAAACGGTCTCATCGCCGCAGCGGCCCGGGACATCACGGACAGTGTGCGACGAGTGGAGCAGGCCGCGTTGCGCAAGGTCGCGACGGTCGTGGCGCATGGCGCCGCCCCGGGCGAGGTATTCATCACCGTGGCGGCCGAGATCGCGGACTTGCTAGGCGCCGACTTGACACTGGTAGGCCGCTACGAACTCGACGCATCATTCACCTACCTCGCCGCCGGCGGAAGCGTGCAGGCGCCGTCGCTGCTGAAGGATCGGCTGAAGTTGGGAGGCGAGAACCTCGCGACGAAGATCAGAGATAGCGGCAGGCCGGAGTGGATGAGCTACGCCAACGCGAGCGGGCCGATCGCGGGGTTCGCCCACCGAAACGGGTTGCGAAGCGCAGTGGGGACGCCGATCCTCGTGGACGGCCGGATTTGGGGCGCGATGTTCGCCTGCTGGACACAACACCGTGAAATCCCGACGGAGACGATGGAACGGCTGTCCCAGATCACCGAGTTGGTCGCCGCAGCTATCGTGAACGCCCAGACGCGCGCTGCCCTGATCGAATCCCGGGCGCGCGTAGTCGCTGCAGGAGATGCCAGTAGGCGTCGGATCGAGCGCGACCTTCACGACGGTGCACAGCAACGGCTGGTGGCCCTGGCCCTCAAGATGCGCTCGCACGAAGCCGAGGTCCCACCAGAGCTCACAGACTTGTTCCGCGACGTGGCGTCCGGGCTCGAAGACGTCCTCAACGAGATCCGTGAACTATCCCGCGGTATCCACCCCGTCGCGCTGTCACGTGCGGGGCTGGCATCGGCGTTGCGGACGCTCGGAGACCGCGCCCCGCTGCCAGTCGAAGTCGCCGTGCGGATCTCCAAACGTCCTGCGGAGCGAATTGAGATCGCGGTCTATTACGTTGTCGCTGAAGCGCTGACGAACGTCGCCAAACATGCGCAGGCTGCGCGCGCCGTCGTCGAGGTGGACGGGACTGATGGACTCATCCGCGCCGTCGTATCAGACGACGGCATCGGCGGAGCCGATTTATCCCGAGGCTCAGGACTTCTCGGCCTCCGCGATCGCGTCGAGGCACTGAACGGGACCATGACGGTGAGCAGTTCGCCATCGGGTACGACGCTGGTCGTCGAACTTCCGACGGCCGGCGACTGATCGCGGTGGGACCGATGACGGGCGAGAGGGCCTAGGCACCGCTCCGCCGTCCGATTCCCATCGCTGCAACGCGGTTACCTCGGGCACCTAGTTCACCTCCGCGCTGTGCATGCCGTACGGCACGGCGCGCAGCAACGTGACGGTCAGCGTGACGCCGCTGGGCAACGTGTAGGAACACCGCTGGCCGACCCGGGCGCCCGCGATGGCCGCGCCGAGCGGCGACTGCACGGAGTACACCTCCATATCGCCGTATTCGGCGCCGCGGACACCGAGCAGGAACGTCTCGGTATCGCCGGTGTCGTCGTAGCGGATGGTGACGACCATGCCGGGTTCGGCGACCCCGTCGTCGGGTGGATCCTCACCGACGACCGCGTTGAGCAGCAGATCGTGAATCTGTTGGATGCGGGACTGCCAACTGCGCTTCACCGCGGCGGCGTTCTCGTCGGTGTCATCGTCGACCGATCCCGCTGACAGTTGCCGAAGGGTCGCCAGCTCGCGATGCAGGCGCTCGTAGGCCTGCGGTGAAATCCAAACACGTTGTGTCGCAGTCATTGATGACTCCTTTCCAAGATGAGAGGTTGTCGCCAGGGGCGGGCCCAGCCATCAGCGCCGCCCCTGACGACTCGCGAGCCCCTCAATGGGGGCCAGGTTCGAAATGCTCAGCGGCCGACCCGGCGCAGCGGGTCGAATTCGCGCAAGCTCTCGGGTTGTTTTCCGGTGGAAATCTGTTCTGCCAGTAGGCGTCCGGTTACCGGGCCGTGTGCCAGCCCCCACATGCCGTGCCCGCCTGCGACGTAGACTCCGCGCGACACTTCGCCGATCAGCGGCCTGCCGTCGGGGGTGACCGGGCGGGAACCCACCCAGATGTCGCTGCGCTCGTCCCACCGCACGCCGTCCAGCAACGGGCTGGCCGAGGCGACGATCGCGCCCACCCGGTCCGGTATCACCGGCGCGACGGGGTCGCGGAACTCCATGGTGCCCGCCACCCGCAGCGCACCGTTATATGGCGTGCACGCCACCCGCACGTCCGGCAGATAGATCGGGCCGAGGACGGGGCGGTCGACGGGCACGGTGAACGAATAGCCGCGACCCGCCTGCACGGGCACGCGGACTCGACCCCCCGCCAATCTCGGAAGCCATGCGCCAGTGGCGATCACGGCCGCGTCGGCGGTCAACGGCGCGCCGCCGCGCGGGTACACCTTGACACCGTTGCCCGAACTGAACACCCCGTTGACTTCCAGCGTCCGTATCGGCGCTCCGCGCTCCGTGACCGCGCGGCCGAGGGCGTGAACGAAGCGGCCGGGGTCGACGAATCGTTGCCCGTTGACGTTCAGCGCGGCGGTGATCGCCCGCGACGCGAGCGGCACGTGGTCGCGCAGTGCTGCACCGGACAGGGCCGTGACATCGATTGTCTGGCCTGCCTTCTCGAGCTGACGAAGCTCTCGCAGCATGTGCTCGGCTTCGTCTGTAGTGCGGAACAAGGCGGTGATCGGGGCATCGGTCACCGGCGCGTCGACACCGTTGGCGACGAGGACGTCGAACGCTTCTACGCAATCCTCGTTGAGTGGGACACCCGCCCGTACCGCCCGATTCCACGACGACCGCCTGCAGTTCAGGGCGAACTGCATCAAGAAGACCGCTAGTGACGAGTCGGTGGTGAGAGGGATGTGCAGCGGGGACGACGAATCCAGCAGCGCACGCAGTCCGTAACGCAGCACCGCGGGCGAGTTCAACGGAATCGTCAAGGCCGGCGAAACCCATCCGGCGTTGCCCCACGACGCGCCCGCCGCCACTCCGCTGCGGTCGACGACCGTCACCTCGATCCCGCGCTCCTGCAGGAACCACGCCGTCGACAACCCGACGATGCCCGCGCCGATCACGATCACCGATCGCGGCCCGCCGTCGATGCGTTCGGCGCCGGCCATCACAAACCTCCCTCGTTGAAACTTCATTGCTCCCGACCTACCAGCGAGCCAGGCGAAACCGCGTGTCGTACCGCGAAGCCGCATCGCTTGGCCCGGTCTCCGTCAGGCCGATGTGCTCGCGTCGTCGGTAACCGATCACACCGAGCGCCGTGATCAACGCGCCGACGACCCAGGCCGTCATGGCCAGGTCGTGGGTGACGAATCCACCGACCCATGGCGAGACGAACAACGCGGCTCCGATGATCGCCAGCGTGACGAAGTCGTAGGTCGGATCGACCGCGAGCAACGACCATAGCGCGACCACAGCTGCCAGTCCGCCAAGACCGATCAGCACCGCTGTCCCTGTCGTCGGGACCGGCATCGCAACTCCGCGAAGAACACCGACAAGGCCGACTGCCAGTGCCGCCCGCCCGATCCACGACTTGCCTCGATCCACCACCGTCATCTCCCATCACACTTCGTCTTGATTCCAGGGTGGGGGAGACGCAGACAGGCAGGCTTGCCCGGGCCGGACAATGACACCCGCGCGCTTTGTTCGGTTCCGACAACCGTCGACAGGGACCGTCAGGGGGTGTCGACGGCCGCCAGTTCGATCATCATCGCCAACCGTTTTTTGGCGTCGTCCAGTGGAAGGCTGGTGATCTCGCTCATCTTGCGCAACCGGTACCGCACGGTGTTTTCGTGCACCCCCAACCGCTTGCCTGCCGCGACAGGATCGCCCTGAGCCTCGAGCCATGCCCGAAGGGTCACGACGTAATCGGTGGCGTTCTCGCGGTCGTGGCGGCGCAACTCGGCGACGGGGCCACGGTCCGGTGCGCGACCCGACCGGGCCGCCGTACGCAACCGTTGCAAGAGGATGTCGTCCCAGGACTCGTCATACGCGGGCGGCGGTGTGCCCGTCGCGCACCCAACATGTAGGGCCAAGCACTCGTCGGCCTCCTGGCGCGCCGCGACGAGGTCGGCGATTCCGGTAGGGCCACTGATTCCGGCCAGCGTCGTCGCGCCGTCTGGCAGCGCCGCGTGCAGACCCGCGACCCACCGCCGGGCCGTCTCCGACTGTTCGCCAGGCAACACGGTGTACACCGTGTTGCCTGCCAGCGCGCTGCGTCCGGGTCGAGACCAGCCGAAACCGGCGGTGGCACGGTCGAATGCCAGCAGCAGGGCGGCATCCCGGTCGGCTCCGATGACCGCCTGCAGCGCGATCACGCGCAACAGACCCCGCGGCAGCCCCAGTCGGCTGGCCGCGGTGGCCGCATCCGCGCTGCCCTCCAGCAACCGGATCACCAGGTCGGACTCCACTTGGCGTTCCAAATCGGCACTCGCGCGTGACCGCAACAGATGCAGCGCCACGGTGCGCGCCCCGTCGGCCAACGCGGTGAGCGCGTCGCCCTGCAGCGGCGCGCCGCACGCCACCCACACCGACCCGATCAGTTCACGACCGGAGCGCACCGCCACCACCATCCGCCCGGTCACACCGTGATCGGAGTCGGGTCCGACGAACAGCGGTTGATCAGAGGCGGCCAGATGCGCGGAAACCCCTTGGGCATCGAAGAATTCGCGCAGCCGTGCAGGCGCCTGACGATCCAGGATGGTCTGCACTCGCGCCGGGTCGGCGTGTCGTTGCATCCGTGAATACGCGAGAACCCTCGTCAGCCTGTCCTCGATGGTCACTGCGCCGCCGGTGGCCTCCGCGAGGCTGTCGGCGAGCGCGAACAAGTCTGTTGGGCCGCGGCCGGATTCGGTTTCCCGGCCCTCCAGCACCAATCCGTAGACGACGGCGGCCAACTCGCTCCACGACATCGCGGGGTCCACCACCATCACAGCCACACCCTCGGCCAGGCCTTCGAAGGCGCTGTCCTCGTCGTCGCCGCGGAACAACACCACCACCGCATGCGCTGCGGCCGCCCACCGCACCGCCTCCTTCACGGTGCGGGCGCCGACACCCAGCAGCACGTCGCCGACATCGACGCGATTCTCGGTGCGTTCGTGCAGGATGACACTGCGCAATTCCGTGCTGCGCGGTATCGGGCAGAACCTCAGCCGAACACCGAAGTTCCCCAGCACGTTGACCAGGCGGTCCAAGGTGACCACAAGCTTCGAGCCTAGCCACCTGAGTAGTTGCGCCGTCTGATCCGGTCGAGGGATTAGCCTTGACGAATGACGCACTCCGGTGATCAGACGACGGTGCGGCGGGCATCGACGGCCCTCGCCGACGTCGACACCTCCGGTTGGGCGCAACGGTTCGACCTGCTCTCCGATCCGAACCGGCTGGAAATTCTGCTGGTCCTGCACCGCGCTCCCGGCATCTGCGTCGGCGACCTCGCGGCGGTGCTCGGCCGGTCGGAGAACGCCGTCTCCCAGGCGTTGCGGGTGCTCAGGCAGCAGGGGTGGGTATCCTCGACGCGCGTCGGCCGGCTGGTCAGCTACCGGCTCGAGGACGAAATCGTGCACGACCTGCTGCACCGGATCGGCGCCCGGCACGGCTGAGGCCTTAGGTTATGCGCGTGTTGACGATGGCTGATCCGCTGCTCGCGGATCGCCCCGACTTGGCCGATTCCGGAGAGCCCGCCCATACCAGGATCGGCGGCTGGCTCGAGAAGCTGATCGTGTCGCGCCGGTTGGCGCCCGGCGACAAGCTTCCCGCCGAGGTGGAGATCGCCAACGCGCTCGGCGTCAGCCGGATGACGTTGCGCCAGGCGCTCAGTGCCATCGAAGCCAAGGGGCTCATCGACCGCAGGCGCGGCCGGTTCGGCGGAAACTTCGTCGCCGCACCGAGATTCGAGTTCGACCATGCCAGCCTGCCCGGCTTCACCGAGCAGATGCGCCGCATCCACGTCCAGGCGGGCGCCCAGGTGCTGCGGGCGACGACCCGCCGCGCAGGCACCGACGTCCGGCAGGCACTGGGCCTCGCGCGCGGCGCACAGGTGCACGAGATCCTGCGCGCCCGACTGGCCAACGGTGAGCCGATCGTGCTGGAGGAGGCGTATCTGCCCGCCGCGGTCTTTCCCGGCCTGCTGTCCGCCGACCTCACCGGCTCGCTGTACGCGGCGATGCGTGACTATGGCGCATCCCCGTACTCGGCCGACGAGGAACTCGAGGCGACACAGGCCAACGACCAGCAGGCCGAGATTCTGGGCGTCGCACCGGGCAGCCCGCTGTTGTTGATCACCAGAACGTCGTTCACCGACGACGGTGTCGCGGTCGAATTCTCCCGCGACTACCACCGCTCCGACCGGGCCCGCATCCGCATCAAGTCGCGGGTGGAACCGGGTTCGCCTGCCCGCGACGCCAGCGGATGAGCGGCGTTTCGATCAGCGCGGGGGACAGCGCGGTGACGATGGCGGGCGCCGCGGCGGTCAACTCGGAGCCGGGATCGGCCGCGCACACCGCGATACAGTGCATGCCCGCCGCCACCGCCGCCCGCACGCCGGGCACCGAGTCCTCGAACACCAGCACATCGCCGGGGCTGCGGCCGAGTTCGGCCGCCGCGGAAAGGAAGCCCTCCGGATGCGGTTTGCCGTTGGCGACGTCTTCTTCCGCGATCACAAAGCTGATCCACTCGCCGGTGGGGCTGGCGGCGAGCACCGCCTCGACGTCGTCACGCTGCGCGCCGGTGACAATGCCCACCGGTATGCCGTTGTCCACCAACAGTTTCACCAAATCGGCCGCGGCAGGTCCGATCGGGTTGTGGTCGGCCACCTGCTGCTTGTACGCGCCCTGCCGCAGCCGCAGCAGCTCGGCCACCTCGGCGTCGGTGCCGCGGCCGTGCAACCGCACCGCGTGCTCGATGATCTCCCTGTCGCTGCGCCCGAGCAGGTCGCGGCGGTAGTCCTGCGCCGTCATCGCCCAGCCGAGGTGGGCCCGAAACAGCTCGCGGAAGATGTCGAACAGGATGTGCTCGTCGTCGGACAGCGTGCCGTTGAAGTCGAACACCACCGCGGGCCGGTCACTGCGCAACCACGTGTCGATGACTACAGAGGCCGGCGGCATGGCAATAGTCTAGACCTTTAACCGAGCCGGCGTTACAGTGAACCGATGCCGTTCCCGTCGACCGACGCGCAACTCGACGCGCTGCTGGACGAGATCCCGGCGCTGGCCGGTCGGCCGCGGCAACTGCAGGAACTGTCCGGCGGGCTGACGAACTGCAACGTCAAGGTCACCACGCCGGGCGGCGTCTACGTCGCCCGGTGCGTCGACACCTCCAACAACTTCCTGGCCATCGACCGCGATGACGAGTACCACAACTCCGTTGCCGCCGAGCGGGCGGGCGTCGGCGCCCCGGTGATCGACTACCGCCCCGACCTCGGCATCCTGCTGCTGGGCTACCTGAACGGAAAGACGTTGTCCAACGCGGACTTTCAGCGCCCTGAGGTGCTCGCGAAAGTGGCCGCGGGTTGTCGCGCACTGCACTCGGGACCGCGGTTCCGCAACCGCTTCGACATGTTCGAGCGGCAACCGTCGTATCTGAAGACCGTGCTCGACAACGGGTTCAAGATGCCGTCTGACTATCTGGAGTACGCGGACACCTTCTGCCGGATCCGCGACGCGCTGAGGGCCATCGATCAGACCACCGTCCCGTGCAACAACGACCTGCTCGCGGAGAACTTCATCGAAGACGGCGAGCGGGTGTGGATCATCGACTACGAGTACTCCGGAAACAACGATCCGTGCTTCGAACTCGGCAACACCTGGGCGGAATGCGGGCTGACCACCGATCAGCTCGACGACCTCGTCGCCACGTACTACGGCCGCAGGCTGCGGCACAAGACCGCGCGGGCCCACTTGCAGGGCATTGTCGGCAGGTACGGCTGGACATTGTGGGGCTGCATCCAAAGTGCCACCAGCGCACTCGACTTCGACTTCTGGAGTTGGGGGATGCAGCGCTACGAGGCCGCCGTCGCCGAATTCACGAGCCCGCACATCGACCGCCTGCTCGAAGACGCCCACGCAGAAGACTGAGGATCACATGGCCACCCCTTCGGTTCCCGACCGCGCCCACGTCGTCATCATCGGCGGCGGCGTCATCGGCACCAGCGTCGCCTATCATCTGACCAAGCTCGGCATCACCGACGTTGTGCTGCTCGAACAGGGCCAATTGTCGTGCGGCACAACGTGGCACGCCGCGGGGCTGGTGGGTCAACTGCGCGCGTCGGAAAGCGCGACCCGGTTGGTGCAGTACTCCACGCAGCTCTACGCCGAACTTGAAGCCGAGACCGGGCTTTCGGCGGGCTACAAGCAGTGTGGGGGAGTGACGGTCGCGCGCACCGAGGACCGGATGATCCAGTTGCGGCGCACCGCCGCCAACGCCGCCGCGTTCGACATGGAATGCGAGCTGCTCACCGGTGAAGAGGCGCTCGAGCACTATCCGGTGATGCGCGTCGACGATCTCGTCGGAGCGATCTGGCTGCCCGGCGACGGCAAGGCCAACCCCACCGACCTGACCTTCGCGCTGGCCAAAGGCGCCAGGATGCGTGGCGCTCGCATCATCGAAAAAGTCAGAGTCACAGACGTTCTCACCGCCGGCGGCCGTGCCACCGGCGTCCGCACCGAGCACGGCGACATCGAGGCGGAAATCGTCGTCAACTGCGCCGGCCAGTGGGCCAAACAGGTGGGCGCGATGGCCGGCGTCAACGTGCCCCTGCATTCGGCCGAGCACTTCTACGTGGTCAGCGAGCACATCGACGGTGTGCACCCCGATCTGCCGATCCTGCGTGACCCGGACGGCTACACGTACTTCAAGGAGGAGGTCGGCGGCCTGGTCGTCGGCGGCTTCGAACCGGAAGCCAAGCCGTGGGTGGCGCCCGACGCGATTCCCTACCCGTTCGAATTCCAACTCCTGGACGAAGATTGGGACCACTTCGAGGTTCTGATGAACAGCGCACTGCTGCGCATTCCCGCCCTCGAGGCGACGGGTATCAAGAAGTTCTACAACGGACCGGAGAGTTTCACCCCCGACAACCAGTTCATCCTCGGCGAAGCGCCCGAGGTCGCCAACTTCTTCGTCGGCGCCGGGTTCAACTCCGTCGGGATCGCGACCGCAGGCGGTGCCGGCCGTGCCTTGGCGGAGTGGATCGTCAACGGCGCGGCGACCAGCGATCTGACGGGCGTCGACATCCGCCGGTTCGCGCCGTTCAACGGCAACAACCGGTGGCTGCGTGACCGGGTCGCCGAGGTGCTCGGCATCCACTACGAAATCCCGTGGCCCAACCGCGAAATGACCACCGCCAGACCGTTCCGCCGGTCACCGGTACATCACCTGCTGCAAGCCGCGGGCGCGAACTTCGGCAGCAAGATGGGCTGGGAGCGGGCCAACTTCTTCGCGCCCGACGGCGTGGAGCCCACGATCGAATACACCTGGGGCAAGCCGAACTGGCTGCCGTGGTCGGCCGCCGAGCAGGCCACCACCCGCACGGGCGTCACGGTGTTCGACCAGACCTCGTTCTCGAAGTACCTGCTCGTCGGGCGCGACGCCGAGACGGCGCTGCAGTGGCTGTGCACTGCCGACGTGGCCGTCGACATCGGCACGTCGGTCTACACCGGAATGCTCAACGCGCGGGGCACCTACGAGTCCGACGTCACCGTCACTCGCACCGGCGCCGAGGAATACCTGATCGTGGCCAGCGCGGCTACCACCGAACGCGATAAGGACCACATCCGAAAAAGCCTGCCCGACGGTGCGAACGCCGCACTGGTCGACGTGACCTCGGCGTACGCGGTGTTCGGCGTGATGGGGCCGAAGTCCCGGGATCTGTTGTCCTCGCTCACGTCGGCTGACCTCTCCGACGACGGGTTTCCGTTCGGCACCAGCCGACTGATCTCGCTCGGCTACGCCACCGTGCGGGCCACCCGGATCACGTACGTCGGCGAATTGGGTTGGGAGCTCTATGTTCCCGCGGAGTTCGCCGTCGGCGTGTACGAAGACCTGATCGAAGCGGGCGCGGGCCGCGGCGGCTACTACACGATCGAGTCGCTGCGCCTGGAGAAGGGGTACCGCGCGTTCGGCAGGGAGCTGACCCCGAGCGAGAACCCGGTCGAGGCCGGTTTGTTGTTCGCGTGCAAGCTGAAATCGGATATCGGGTTCCTCGGCCGTGAAGCCGTCGAGAAGGCCAAGGCCGAAGGCCCGCGCAAGAAACTGGTGGGCTTCAAGGTGGATTCGCCCGACGCCATGCTGTGGGGCGGCGAGTTGGTCATCCGTGACGGCGAGGTCGCCGGCCAGGTGACGTCCGCGGCGTGGGGCGAGACGACCGGGTCCTGCGTCGGGCTGGCGTATCTACGCGCGTCCGACAATTCGGTCGTTACCATCGACTGGATCAACGCGGGCAGCTACCAGGTGAACGTGGGCGGCCAGTTGTATCTGATCTCGGTGTCGACCAAGCCGCTCTACGACCCCACCAACGCGCGCATTCGCCCATAACAAGACGGCAGCTTCGGTAAAGCTATAGCGTGTGACGACCGAATTTCGCGACGGTGCCGCCGATAACGCGCATGCG
It contains:
- a CDS encoding FAD-dependent oxidoreductase, whose amino-acid sequence is MATPSVPDRAHVVIIGGGVIGTSVAYHLTKLGITDVVLLEQGQLSCGTTWHAAGLVGQLRASESATRLVQYSTQLYAELEAETGLSAGYKQCGGVTVARTEDRMIQLRRTAANAAAFDMECELLTGEEALEHYPVMRVDDLVGAIWLPGDGKANPTDLTFALAKGARMRGARIIEKVRVTDVLTAGGRATGVRTEHGDIEAEIVVNCAGQWAKQVGAMAGVNVPLHSAEHFYVVSEHIDGVHPDLPILRDPDGYTYFKEEVGGLVVGGFEPEAKPWVAPDAIPYPFEFQLLDEDWDHFEVLMNSALLRIPALEATGIKKFYNGPESFTPDNQFILGEAPEVANFFVGAGFNSVGIATAGGAGRALAEWIVNGAATSDLTGVDIRRFAPFNGNNRWLRDRVAEVLGIHYEIPWPNREMTTARPFRRSPVHHLLQAAGANFGSKMGWERANFFAPDGVEPTIEYTWGKPNWLPWSAAEQATTRTGVTVFDQTSFSKYLLVGRDAETALQWLCTADVAVDIGTSVYTGMLNARGTYESDVTVTRTGAEEYLIVASAATTERDKDHIRKSLPDGANAALVDVTSAYAVFGVMGPKSRDLLSSLTSADLSDDGFPFGTSRLISLGYATVRATRITYVGELGWELYVPAEFAVGVYEDLIEAGAGRGGYYTIESLRLEKGYRAFGRELTPSENPVEAGLLFACKLKSDIGFLGREAVEKAKAEGPRKKLVGFKVDSPDAMLWGGELVIRDGEVAGQVTSAAWGETTGSCVGLAYLRASDNSVVTIDWINAGSYQVNVGGQLYLISVSTKPLYDPTNARIRP